A single genomic interval of Chitinophaga sp. 180180018-3 harbors:
- a CDS encoding SusD/RagB family nutrient-binding outer membrane lipoprotein — protein sequence MKQHYIYCILWLMLAVYGCKPGDFGGTNSNPNMPKKPYTGYLITNIIREMAATIEGSNGVPIREAPLYSQHLAELTYQREGVYVKGNWDYGYYLGPLMDVQVVINTNQDPVKKLEAQAFGSNANQLAMVRIIRAYFFLHMTDRWGDVPYFDALKGNDNLTPAYDKQQDIYNDLFKELKEAIAQFDGGVNVKGDILFGGDPAKWKKFANTLRLVMALRLSKIDPAKGKTEFNAAIADGVIMDNKDNVVYNYLPSDQNNENYWSFSWRVDNNPYALSTTLVNLLQAGNDPRLPKFGDKAGDGQYHGQVYGVINTNFSSVSLLGAAMRKPESPVYLYTAAEVQFALAEAVLLQWIPGGDADAAAYYLAGIKASMQQFGVYTDAAYTACITSPAVVYNPATALEQIGTQKWVALFLNGWEAWHEWRRTGFPRLTPPANAQTRDGQIPRRHGYPTREALLNKQHYDEAVQRLGGPDDLSSRVWWDKK from the coding sequence ATGAAGCAGCATTATATATATTGTATCCTTTGGCTGATGTTGGCCGTGTATGGTTGTAAGCCCGGCGATTTCGGTGGAACCAATTCCAATCCCAATATGCCGAAAAAGCCTTACACCGGTTATCTGATCACGAATATTATCCGCGAAATGGCGGCTACCATTGAGGGCAGCAATGGGGTGCCGATCCGGGAAGCGCCTTTGTATTCGCAGCATCTTGCAGAACTGACATATCAACGTGAAGGGGTATACGTAAAAGGCAACTGGGACTATGGATATTACTTGGGCCCGCTGATGGATGTACAGGTAGTGATTAACACCAACCAGGATCCGGTGAAGAAGCTGGAAGCCCAGGCATTTGGCTCCAACGCCAATCAGCTGGCGATGGTGCGCATTATCAGGGCTTATTTCTTTTTACATATGACCGATCGCTGGGGCGATGTACCCTACTTTGATGCGCTGAAAGGTAACGACAACCTTACACCCGCATACGACAAGCAGCAGGATATTTATAACGATCTGTTTAAAGAACTGAAAGAAGCCATCGCGCAGTTCGATGGAGGCGTTAATGTAAAGGGAGATATCCTGTTTGGCGGTGATCCGGCTAAATGGAAGAAATTTGCCAATACCCTGCGCCTGGTAATGGCACTCCGCCTTTCGAAAATAGATCCCGCCAAAGGAAAAACAGAATTCAATGCTGCCATCGCCGACGGTGTGATCATGGATAACAAGGATAATGTGGTGTATAACTATCTCCCGTCGGATCAGAATAACGAAAACTACTGGTCATTTTCCTGGAGAGTAGATAACAATCCTTATGCCTTATCGACCACACTGGTGAACCTGTTGCAGGCTGGCAATGATCCGCGGTTACCTAAGTTTGGTGATAAAGCGGGAGATGGACAATATCACGGTCAGGTATATGGTGTGATCAATACCAATTTTTCCTCTGTGTCTTTACTGGGAGCGGCGATGAGAAAACCGGAATCGCCTGTGTATCTCTATACAGCCGCCGAAGTACAGTTTGCGCTGGCAGAGGCAGTACTCCTGCAATGGATCCCTGGTGGCGATGCCGATGCAGCGGCCTATTACCTGGCTGGAATCAAGGCTTCCATGCAACAGTTCGGTGTATATACTGATGCTGCTTATACGGCCTGCATCACTTCTCCGGCTGTAGTTTACAATCCGGCAACAGCCCTGGAGCAGATTGGTACCCAAAAATGGGTGGCCCTCTTCCTGAATGGCTGGGAGGCCTGGCATGAATGGAGAAGAACGGGCTTCCCCCGGCTCACGCCACCGGCCAACGCCCAAACCCGCGATGGTCAGATCCCCCGCCGGCATGGCTACCCCACCCGGGAAGCATTGCTGAACAAACAACATTATGACGAAGCCGTGCAACGGCTGGGAGGACCGGATGATTTGAGCAGCAGGGTGTGGTGGGATAAGAAATAA
- a CDS encoding sigma-70 family RNA polymerase sigma factor — protein sequence MKSDGDLLQLIKKDDTAAFEAIYDKYWQGLYLKACQRVDEAEAKDMVQEVMITLWRRRHDIAVTQEGDLGRYLFTAIRYRVISYYAFSSAEIRKAGFFDTFDQYINTDNLETKELKERIEAEINKLPTRMQQIFRMSREDDYTIADIAKTLKISEQTVKNQLTDALKRLRVSLKASSANDWTMVLIYLFFHLHK from the coding sequence ATGAAGAGTGATGGAGACTTACTGCAGCTGATTAAAAAAGACGATACGGCTGCATTTGAGGCTATTTATGATAAATATTGGCAGGGCCTTTATTTAAAGGCTTGTCAGCGCGTGGATGAAGCTGAAGCAAAGGACATGGTACAGGAGGTGATGATCACGCTCTGGCGCCGGCGGCACGACATAGCAGTCACACAGGAAGGGGATTTGGGGCGCTACCTGTTCACGGCTATACGTTACCGGGTGATCAGTTATTATGCATTCAGCTCGGCTGAGATCAGGAAAGCCGGTTTTTTCGACACATTTGACCAATATATCAATACCGATAATCTGGAAACCAAAGAGTTGAAAGAGCGTATCGAGGCGGAGATCAATAAGCTGCCTACACGCATGCAGCAGATATTCCGTATGAGCCGGGAAGATGATTACACGATAGCGGACATTGCAAAAACGCTGAAAATTTCTGAGCAAACTGTAAAAAACCAACTGACAGACGCCCTGAAAAGATTACGGGTGTCCTTAAAAGCATCTTCTGCCAACGACTGGACCATGGTGCTTATATATTTATTCTTTCATCTCCATAAATAA
- a CDS encoding FecR domain-containing protein — MTDHLDKKISDFFDRLGNRPLPGPFSSDDERAETKQRLLGAILTKAAPDAKVRRIGKPWRAIAAAAAVLVLLGLGAAYLWRIHPQQQPLLVTRISTGIREQKKIMLPDSSVVILNANSSVSFNSDFNKTDRIVTLQQGEAFFTVQNDAARPFRVKADSITTTVLGTSFNMMKYAYTPMVKILVKTGKVSVSSNKNELCRLQPAEQVSVNTVSGQFKTSHAEGLSGDEWTTGRIIIREEPLSVILERLEMLYGVEFDTHAVPDESLRTITFNASMPLQDVLNIVEKISQVRFSKKDHQTKIHVHVK, encoded by the coding sequence ATGACAGATCATCTTGATAAGAAAATTTCTGACTTCTTTGACCGCCTGGGTAACCGTCCGTTACCCGGTCCCTTCTCATCAGATGATGAACGTGCGGAAACGAAACAGCGTTTGCTGGGTGCTATACTAACGAAAGCTGCGCCGGATGCAAAGGTGCGCCGTATAGGCAAACCATGGCGGGCGATTGCCGCCGCTGCCGCGGTACTGGTATTACTGGGTCTGGGAGCCGCATACCTCTGGCGTATACATCCGCAGCAGCAACCATTGCTGGTAACCCGCATCAGCACTGGTATCAGAGAACAAAAGAAAATAATGCTGCCCGATAGTTCAGTGGTCATACTGAATGCGAATTCATCTGTGAGTTTTAACAGCGACTTTAATAAAACAGACCGTATCGTTACCCTGCAACAGGGAGAAGCTTTTTTTACCGTACAAAATGATGCTGCCCGCCCGTTCCGGGTGAAAGCCGATAGTATCACTACTACCGTACTGGGTACCTCCTTTAATATGATGAAGTATGCGTACACCCCTATGGTGAAAATACTGGTGAAAACAGGTAAGGTAAGTGTGAGCAGTAATAAAAATGAGCTTTGCAGACTGCAGCCGGCAGAACAGGTATCGGTGAATACAGTCAGTGGACAGTTTAAAACCAGCCATGCAGAAGGGTTATCGGGCGATGAGTGGACAACCGGCCGGATCATTATCCGGGAAGAACCTTTGTCGGTAATACTGGAGCGTCTTGAAATGCTTTATGGGGTGGAGTTCGACACACACGCTGTGCCGGATGAATCGCTTCGTACCATCACCTTTAACGCCAGCATGCCCTTGCAGGATGTATTGAATATTGTAGAGAAGATAAGCCAGGTAAGGTTCAGCAAAAAAGACCATCAAACCAAAATTCACGTGCATGTAAAATAA
- a CDS encoding SusC/RagA family TonB-linked outer membrane protein, which translates to MILISKIRERIPICKLFRLKIRYLFLCFLSLILCYPVLAQTGRQLDRKIPHLSVDAGNALEALREIEKVTGLNFAYNANQLKNYPVSKQTFDNRSLRDILTSLLKNTHSVINEQSGVIVILPVAAQDKAPAPVKKTTGIISDKSGPLPGVTVQEEGTSNGTISDENGRYAIKLKNLPSTLVFSITGLKKQVIPVTEEGTLNISMEGDLQKLNEVVVTALGIKREERSLGYAIQKIGGEQVDNARFTDLKTALAGKIAGAQLVGAPSSTFRDAGIRMRGANSLGGGSPIYVLDGTIISHTDINLDNIESISVLKGAAATALYGIRAAAGAVLLTSKTGKRNQPVRVEVNSGTAFEKLSVIPKYQNIYGAGDNTNFDIFHFDPSKHPADWKQFDGQKMVQYYMDQSWGPKMDGTPVREWFSWYPGEDFGKLTPFVPHPNNIRDFFRTGINLNNSVAISGGSERASYRISYANQYRDLIYPNANRKRNFIDFAGNFDVTDKFSVFADINVVSTVQLAEPYDGGNSNQRSIMAQFNQEFQRSVDMKRLLPYKTPDGTYRTWNIVGPNGNDSASALRPRKRDNPYSVYYESYRRYNNYRIFGNAGFNYKILPGLKLQSLVRADIMADEYDDRIASGTVKQDMYKSGSSLPREFNYEMTLNYGKQLKNLSIDALLGGNIRHYKLTRNEANTVGGLSVPNLYSIAASNQRPNAFNDYFEQEVRSIYGKVSLGYKRFLYLDLTGRNDWSSTLPVAKNYYFYPSASGSFIFTELLPRSNWLNFGKARLGVAQAGSDADIYAINTGYNLQNPYNNYPALTTPDKLVDPHLSPALSTSIEAGLALKLFNNRLGLDFSVYRNRNTKQIANLAISETNGYNSYLTNLGEIESRGMDLAITATPIRKKELQWDVYANIATNKSKVIDLAANMDNYLAASRENGLRLELDHRKGAEWGLLVGPTFQYYQAKDANGKPMESPYNGKPVLNANGAYLTNENQPLGSILPKFTGGLGSTIIYKNFDFTFSIDYQVGGKFLSLTKMFLLGTGLDPATVGVNDKGIDWRLPVAQGGGIKPDGVLADGTPFNGYVEARTYYWTYLFNKVAPPFIFDASYVKLRELRLGYTFGARPWTRQLGVKSLNVAVYAQNPWLIYTALKGIDTSELESFWEERGQVPATRTIGVNLKLVL; encoded by the coding sequence ATGATTCTCATTTCTAAAATTAGAGAAAGGATACCTATTTGCAAATTATTTAGGTTAAAAATAAGGTATCTCTTTTTATGTTTCTTATCACTTATCCTGTGTTATCCGGTACTGGCGCAAACCGGCCGGCAGCTCGACCGTAAAATACCGCATCTTTCCGTTGATGCAGGCAACGCCCTGGAAGCTCTGCGGGAAATAGAAAAAGTGACCGGTCTTAATTTCGCCTATAATGCCAACCAGCTCAAAAATTATCCGGTATCTAAGCAGACCTTCGATAACAGGTCCCTGCGCGATATTCTTACCAGTCTATTGAAAAACACCCATTCTGTTATCAATGAACAATCCGGCGTGATCGTGATATTGCCGGTAGCAGCCCAGGACAAAGCCCCGGCGCCGGTGAAGAAAACCACCGGTATTATCAGCGACAAATCCGGTCCGCTGCCGGGAGTAACCGTACAGGAAGAGGGTACCAGCAATGGTACGATCTCCGACGAAAACGGTCGCTATGCCATCAAACTAAAAAATCTCCCCTCCACACTGGTATTCAGTATCACCGGTCTGAAAAAACAGGTGATACCGGTAACAGAAGAAGGTACGCTGAATATTTCTATGGAAGGAGATCTTCAGAAGCTGAATGAAGTAGTAGTTACCGCGCTGGGCATCAAACGGGAAGAGCGTTCCCTGGGATATGCCATCCAGAAAATCGGTGGCGAACAGGTAGATAACGCCAGGTTCACTGACCTGAAAACCGCGCTGGCCGGGAAAATCGCCGGCGCCCAGTTGGTAGGCGCGCCCAGCTCCACTTTCAGGGATGCGGGCATCCGTATGCGCGGCGCCAACAGTTTAGGCGGCGGTTCTCCTATTTATGTGCTGGATGGAACTATTATTTCACATACCGATATCAACCTGGATAATATTGAATCCATCTCCGTGCTGAAAGGCGCTGCAGCTACGGCGCTCTATGGTATCCGCGCTGCTGCCGGCGCCGTACTGCTGACTTCCAAAACCGGGAAACGCAATCAGCCTGTGCGTGTAGAGGTGAACTCCGGAACGGCTTTCGAAAAATTATCGGTGATCCCTAAGTATCAGAATATTTATGGCGCCGGCGATAACACGAACTTCGATATATTCCATTTCGATCCGTCCAAACACCCGGCCGATTGGAAACAATTCGACGGCCAGAAAATGGTGCAGTATTATATGGACCAGAGCTGGGGCCCGAAGATGGATGGCACGCCGGTAAGAGAATGGTTCAGCTGGTATCCGGGTGAAGACTTCGGCAAGCTCACACCGTTTGTACCGCATCCCAATAATATACGCGACTTTTTCCGTACAGGCATTAATCTCAATAACAGCGTGGCTATTTCCGGTGGCTCTGAAAGGGCATCTTACCGGATATCATACGCTAATCAATACCGGGATCTCATTTACCCAAACGCCAACCGCAAACGTAATTTCATTGATTTCGCGGGTAATTTTGATGTCACTGACAAGTTCTCCGTTTTTGCAGATATCAATGTAGTCAGCACCGTGCAACTGGCCGAGCCCTATGACGGCGGAAACTCGAATCAGCGCAGTATCATGGCCCAGTTCAACCAGGAGTTCCAGCGTTCCGTTGATATGAAACGACTGCTTCCCTATAAAACACCCGACGGTACTTACCGTACCTGGAACATTGTAGGGCCTAACGGCAACGACTCCGCTTCTGCATTGCGGCCACGGAAAAGAGATAATCCCTACAGCGTTTATTATGAGAGTTACCGCCGGTATAACAATTACCGCATCTTCGGTAATGCTGGGTTCAACTATAAGATACTGCCAGGGCTGAAACTCCAGTCGCTGGTACGTGCGGATATCATGGCCGACGAATACGACGACAGGATTGCCTCCGGTACCGTGAAACAGGATATGTATAAATCCGGCTCCTCCCTGCCCCGGGAATTCAACTATGAAATGACGCTGAATTACGGCAAACAGCTGAAGAACCTTTCTATAGACGCTTTGCTGGGAGGCAATATCCGCCATTATAAACTGACCCGCAACGAAGCGAATACAGTGGGTGGTTTGAGCGTACCTAACCTGTATTCCATTGCTGCTTCCAACCAGCGCCCGAATGCCTTCAACGACTATTTTGAGCAGGAAGTGAGAAGTATTTACGGCAAGGTATCATTGGGATACAAGCGTTTTTTGTATCTCGATCTGACCGGGCGTAACGACTGGTCGTCCACTTTACCGGTAGCGAAGAATTACTATTTCTACCCATCTGCATCGGGTAGTTTTATTTTCACCGAACTGCTGCCCCGCAGCAACTGGCTGAACTTCGGAAAGGCTCGTCTGGGTGTGGCGCAGGCCGGATCTGATGCCGACATCTACGCTATCAATACCGGCTATAACCTGCAAAACCCCTACAATAACTATCCGGCGCTCACTACGCCCGATAAGCTGGTAGACCCGCATTTGTCGCCCGCCCTGAGCACCAGTATAGAGGCCGGTCTTGCACTGAAACTGTTCAACAACCGGCTGGGACTGGATTTCAGCGTTTACCGGAACCGTAATACCAAACAGATCGCGAACCTGGCCATCAGTGAAACCAATGGCTACAACAGCTACCTGACCAATCTCGGTGAAATAGAAAGCAGGGGCATGGACCTGGCTATCACGGCTACGCCCATACGAAAAAAGGAACTGCAGTGGGATGTGTATGCGAACATAGCAACAAATAAATCGAAAGTGATAGACCTGGCCGCTAACATGGATAACTACCTGGCTGCCAGCCGGGAGAATGGTTTGCGCCTGGAGCTGGATCATCGCAAAGGCGCGGAATGGGGGCTGCTGGTAGGGCCTACCTTCCAGTATTATCAGGCGAAAGATGCGAATGGTAAACCGATGGAAAGTCCATATAACGGCAAGCCTGTACTCAACGCCAATGGTGCTTATCTGACCAATGAGAACCAGCCGCTGGGTTCCATTTTGCCGAAGTTTACCGGCGGACTGGGAAGTACTATTATATACAAGAATTTTGATTTCACTTTCTCTATCGATTACCAGGTAGGAGGTAAGTTTCTTTCGCTTACCAAAATGTTTCTGCTGGGTACCGGGTTGGATCCCGCCACAGTGGGCGTGAACGACAAGGGTATCGACTGGAGGCTGCCGGTGGCGCAGGGCGGAGGCATCAAGCCGGATGGTGTGCTGGCAGATGGTACCCCATTCAACGGCTACGTAGAAGCCCGGACTTACTACTGGACTTACCTGTTCAACAAAGTAGCCCCACCGTTTATTTTCGATGCCAGCTATGTAAAGCTGAGAGAGCTGCGGCTGGGTTATACATTCGGCGCCAGGCCCTGGACAAGGCAGCTGGGCGTGAAGAGCCTGAATGTAGCCGTATACGCGCAGAACCCCTGGCTCATTTATACCGCCCTGAAAGGCATAGATACATCTGAGCTGGAAAGTTTCTGGGAGGAGAGAGGACAGGTGCCGGCCACCCGCACCATTGGTGTTAACCTCAAACTGGTATTATAA